The following are encoded together in the Pygocentrus nattereri isolate fPygNat1 chromosome 15, fPygNat1.pri, whole genome shotgun sequence genome:
- the zfyve9b gene encoding zinc finger FYVE domain-containing protein 9 isoform X1: MRQAVTATLSVWGERRFGYSTLKDSREALLDEGWLMPGLKEDSVVEEKELADSEQEQTDAVPGSAPSALEDARTQGDPGRPETDTLSSAHESESPTARRASVNVTGPESGVSYVRRGSLGGLPVQRCSSLGSTAPQWVPDSQAPACMKCGSRFSFTRRRHHCRACGKVFCVVCCDLRFRLTHLGGKEGRVCVTCHSTLINRTLRKEQKKVWFADSVQPRNESSSANTTPTHCDPVQTHSPAVAQVMSTDPSEMPNSPCLEREEIVNSPKGNSAKPLPQKGLPPILTSTGVKGDYTVEEKRTESSLLEELEQGHTEPLVFVLNANLLAMVKIVSYVNRRCWCVTSKGMHAVGQPEVVVLLQCLPEEKRFPTDIFSHFIQIYWDAQTAGKFLNHLSHSLAVRGFLGSKEHAGFLYVRPTFQSLDGLPLPPQPFVFGLLILRAESPWARAFPLRLMLRLGAEYRFYPCPLFSVRFREPLFGQINNSIMRLLVDFRFYRYTLPVVTGLMVDLEARSTCITIPKARHAELLKALNKSNERVLAMGACFNERADSHLICVQTADGQYQTQAISIHSQPRRVTGSCFFVFSGALKVSSGYLAKSSIVEDGLMVQVTMETMLELRRALRDMRDFTLTCGKLQQSDRHEYVHIQWQDEEPRFNKGITSPIDGKSMESITCLKTHQRLEYRANGKVIRWTEVFFLQREEQSGGPNANGNHNRLTERLARAFCLALCQSLSLLKEDGMTKLALRVTLDGQKMEFLAGSNAQPLPLCYHDSLNQSLTAVVQSVSQRQGHTALQLELIFYILEDIS; the protein is encoded by the exons ATGAGGCAGGCAGTGACCGCCACTCTCTCTGTGTGGGGAGAGAGACGCTTCGGTTACTCCACGCTCAAGGACTCCAGGGAGGCGCTGCTGGATGAGGGCTGGCTCATGCCTGGCCTGAAGGAGGACTCTGTGGTAGAGGAGAAGGAGCTGGCCGACAGCGAGCAGGAGCAGACAGATGCTGTGCCAGGAAGCGCACCGTCTGCTCTCGAGGACGCCCGGACCCAGGGTGACCCAGGCCGGCCCGAGACGGACACGCTGTCCTCTGCCCACGAGTCTGAGTCACCCACAGCCCGCAGAGCCAGTGTGAATGTGACTGGCCCAGAGAGTGGAGTGTCCTATGTAAGGAGGGGGTCTCTTGGTGGCCTCCCTGTGCAGCGCTGCAGCTCTCTTGGCTCCACGGCCCCTCAGTGGGTCCCTGACTCTCAGGCTCCGGCGTGTATGAAATGTGGCTCCAGATTCTCCTTCACGAGGAGGAGGCACCACTGCAGAGCCTGCGGGAAG GTGTTCTGTGTGGTGTGCTGTGACTTGAGGTTCAGGTTAACACACCTGGGTGGAAAAGAGGGGCGTGTCTGTGTCACCTGTCACTCGACTCTCATTAACA GAACCCTTCGCAAGGAACAAAAGAAAGTTTGGTTTGCTGACAGCGTTCAACCCAGAAACGAGTCTTCCAGTGCCAACACTACTCCAACTCACTGTGATCCAGTCCAGACGCACAGTCCAGCAGTAGCTCAAGTGATGTCAACAGACCCGTCT GAGATGCCAAACTCACCTTGTTTGGAAAGAGAGGAAATTGTTAACAGTCCTAAAGGAAACTCAGCTAAGCCCTTACCACAGAAAGGACTTCCTCCAATCCTAACATCTACAGGGGTTAAAGGAG ATTACACAGTGGAGGAGAAACGGACAGAGTCTTCGCTACTGGAGGAGTTGGAGCAAGGTCATACAGAACCGCTGGTCTTCGTCCTCAATGCCAACCTTCTGGCCATGGTGAAGATTGTCAGCT ATGTGAATAGGAGGTGCTGGTGTGTCACATCTAAGGGGATGCATGCTGTTGGTCAGCCAGAAGTGGTTGTACTGTTGCAGTGTTTGCCTGAAGAGAAGAGATTCCCAACAGACATCTTCAGCCACTTCATTCAGATCTACTGGGATGCACAAACAG CAGGAAAGTTCTTGAATCACTTGAGTCACTCTCTGGCGGTGAGAGGGTTCCTGGGCAGTAAGGAGCATGCTGGCTTTCTCTACGTGCGTCCCACGTTCCAGTCTCTGGACGGTCTGCCACTGCCCCCCCAGCCCTTCGTATTCGGCTTGCTGATCCTCCGGGCTGAGAGTCCTTGGGCCAGAGCTTTCCCCCTACGCCTCATGCTGCGTTTGGGTGCTGAGTATCGAT TCTATCCCTGTCCTCTGTTCAGTGTGCGCTTCAGAGAGCCACTCTTTGGCCAGATTAACAACAGCATCATGAGACTTCTGGTG GACTTCCGCTTCTACCGTTACACGTTGCCAGTAGTGACGGGTCTGATGGTTGACTTGGAGGCGCGGAGCACGTGCATCACAATCCCTAAAGCTCGCCATGCAGAG CTGCTGAAGGCGCTGAATAAGTCGAACGAGAGAGTGCTGGCTATGGGAGCTTGTTTTAACGAGCGTGCCGACTCCCACCTCATCTGTGTGCAGACTGCAGATGGACAGTACCAGACACAGGCAATCAGTATCCACAGCCAGCCACGCAGAg ttacaGGCTcctgcttttttgtgtttagtggAGCCCTGAAAGTCTCATCAGGATACCTGGCAAAGTCCAGCATCGTTGAAG ATGGCTTGATGGTGCAAGTAACTATGGAAACCATGCTCGAGCTACGGCGAGCGCTTCGTGACATGAGAGACTTTACCCTCACCTGTGGCAAACTGCAACAATCAGACAGACATGAGTATGTGCACATTCAGTGGCAAGATGAAGAACCTCGCTTCAACAAGGG CATAACCAGCCCCATTGATGGGAAATCTATGGAATCAATTACTTGTCTGAAGACACATCAGCGGTTAGAGTATCGAGCGAATGGAAAGGTCATACGTTGGACGGAG GTGTTCTTTCTTCAGAGAGAGGAGCAGTCAGGTGGGCCAAACGCTAATGGCAACCATAACCGCCTGACGGAACGGCTGGCACGGGCTTTCTGCCTGGCATTGTGCCAGTCTTTGAGTCTGCTAAAGGAGGATGGCATGACCAAACTAGCATTGCGAGTCACGCTAGATGGGCAGAAG
- the zfyve9b gene encoding zinc finger FYVE domain-containing protein 9 isoform X2: MRQAVTATLSVWGERRFGYSTLKDSREALLDEGWLMPGLKEDSVVEEKELADSEQEQTDAVPGSAPSALEDARTQGDPGRPETDTLSSAHESESPTARRASVNVTGPESGVSYVRRGSLGGLPVQRCSSLGSTAPQWVPDSQAPACMKCGSRFSFTRRRHHCRACGKVFCVVCCDLRFRLTHLGGKEGRVCVTCHSTLINRTLRKEQKKVWFADSVQPRNESSSANTTPTHCDPVQTHSPAVAQVMSTDPSEMPNSPCLEREEIVNSPKGNSAKPLPQKGLPPILTSTGVKGDYTVEEKRTESSLLEELEQGHTEPLVFVLNANLLAMVKIVSYVNRRCWCVTSKGMHAVGQPEVVVLLQCLPEEKRFPTDIFSHFIQIYWDAQTGKFLNHLSHSLAVRGFLGSKEHAGFLYVRPTFQSLDGLPLPPQPFVFGLLILRAESPWARAFPLRLMLRLGAEYRFYPCPLFSVRFREPLFGQINNSIMRLLVDFRFYRYTLPVVTGLMVDLEARSTCITIPKARHAELLKALNKSNERVLAMGACFNERADSHLICVQTADGQYQTQAISIHSQPRRVTGSCFFVFSGALKVSSGYLAKSSIVEDGLMVQVTMETMLELRRALRDMRDFTLTCGKLQQSDRHEYVHIQWQDEEPRFNKGITSPIDGKSMESITCLKTHQRLEYRANGKVIRWTEVFFLQREEQSGGPNANGNHNRLTERLARAFCLALCQSLSLLKEDGMTKLALRVTLDGQKMEFLAGSNAQPLPLCYHDSLNQSLTAVVQSVSQRQGHTALQLELIFYILEDIS; encoded by the exons ATGAGGCAGGCAGTGACCGCCACTCTCTCTGTGTGGGGAGAGAGACGCTTCGGTTACTCCACGCTCAAGGACTCCAGGGAGGCGCTGCTGGATGAGGGCTGGCTCATGCCTGGCCTGAAGGAGGACTCTGTGGTAGAGGAGAAGGAGCTGGCCGACAGCGAGCAGGAGCAGACAGATGCTGTGCCAGGAAGCGCACCGTCTGCTCTCGAGGACGCCCGGACCCAGGGTGACCCAGGCCGGCCCGAGACGGACACGCTGTCCTCTGCCCACGAGTCTGAGTCACCCACAGCCCGCAGAGCCAGTGTGAATGTGACTGGCCCAGAGAGTGGAGTGTCCTATGTAAGGAGGGGGTCTCTTGGTGGCCTCCCTGTGCAGCGCTGCAGCTCTCTTGGCTCCACGGCCCCTCAGTGGGTCCCTGACTCTCAGGCTCCGGCGTGTATGAAATGTGGCTCCAGATTCTCCTTCACGAGGAGGAGGCACCACTGCAGAGCCTGCGGGAAG GTGTTCTGTGTGGTGTGCTGTGACTTGAGGTTCAGGTTAACACACCTGGGTGGAAAAGAGGGGCGTGTCTGTGTCACCTGTCACTCGACTCTCATTAACA GAACCCTTCGCAAGGAACAAAAGAAAGTTTGGTTTGCTGACAGCGTTCAACCCAGAAACGAGTCTTCCAGTGCCAACACTACTCCAACTCACTGTGATCCAGTCCAGACGCACAGTCCAGCAGTAGCTCAAGTGATGTCAACAGACCCGTCT GAGATGCCAAACTCACCTTGTTTGGAAAGAGAGGAAATTGTTAACAGTCCTAAAGGAAACTCAGCTAAGCCCTTACCACAGAAAGGACTTCCTCCAATCCTAACATCTACAGGGGTTAAAGGAG ATTACACAGTGGAGGAGAAACGGACAGAGTCTTCGCTACTGGAGGAGTTGGAGCAAGGTCATACAGAACCGCTGGTCTTCGTCCTCAATGCCAACCTTCTGGCCATGGTGAAGATTGTCAGCT ATGTGAATAGGAGGTGCTGGTGTGTCACATCTAAGGGGATGCATGCTGTTGGTCAGCCAGAAGTGGTTGTACTGTTGCAGTGTTTGCCTGAAGAGAAGAGATTCCCAACAGACATCTTCAGCCACTTCATTCAGATCTACTGGGATGCACAAACAG GAAAGTTCTTGAATCACTTGAGTCACTCTCTGGCGGTGAGAGGGTTCCTGGGCAGTAAGGAGCATGCTGGCTTTCTCTACGTGCGTCCCACGTTCCAGTCTCTGGACGGTCTGCCACTGCCCCCCCAGCCCTTCGTATTCGGCTTGCTGATCCTCCGGGCTGAGAGTCCTTGGGCCAGAGCTTTCCCCCTACGCCTCATGCTGCGTTTGGGTGCTGAGTATCGAT TCTATCCCTGTCCTCTGTTCAGTGTGCGCTTCAGAGAGCCACTCTTTGGCCAGATTAACAACAGCATCATGAGACTTCTGGTG GACTTCCGCTTCTACCGTTACACGTTGCCAGTAGTGACGGGTCTGATGGTTGACTTGGAGGCGCGGAGCACGTGCATCACAATCCCTAAAGCTCGCCATGCAGAG CTGCTGAAGGCGCTGAATAAGTCGAACGAGAGAGTGCTGGCTATGGGAGCTTGTTTTAACGAGCGTGCCGACTCCCACCTCATCTGTGTGCAGACTGCAGATGGACAGTACCAGACACAGGCAATCAGTATCCACAGCCAGCCACGCAGAg ttacaGGCTcctgcttttttgtgtttagtggAGCCCTGAAAGTCTCATCAGGATACCTGGCAAAGTCCAGCATCGTTGAAG ATGGCTTGATGGTGCAAGTAACTATGGAAACCATGCTCGAGCTACGGCGAGCGCTTCGTGACATGAGAGACTTTACCCTCACCTGTGGCAAACTGCAACAATCAGACAGACATGAGTATGTGCACATTCAGTGGCAAGATGAAGAACCTCGCTTCAACAAGGG CATAACCAGCCCCATTGATGGGAAATCTATGGAATCAATTACTTGTCTGAAGACACATCAGCGGTTAGAGTATCGAGCGAATGGAAAGGTCATACGTTGGACGGAG GTGTTCTTTCTTCAGAGAGAGGAGCAGTCAGGTGGGCCAAACGCTAATGGCAACCATAACCGCCTGACGGAACGGCTGGCACGGGCTTTCTGCCTGGCATTGTGCCAGTCTTTGAGTCTGCTAAAGGAGGATGGCATGACCAAACTAGCATTGCGAGTCACGCTAGATGGGCAGAAG